One Flammeovirga agarivorans DNA window includes the following coding sequences:
- a CDS encoding S9 family peptidase, which produces MNKNIQPPIARKEAKELVKHNDKRIDNYYWMRDRENQEVIDYLNAENKYIDDVMSDHKQFEEDLFQELKGRIQEKDESVPYKARDYYYYVRYVEGGEYPIYCRKKGSMEATEEVMLNANIEAKDKNYYKIGGMSVGEDQNMLAFAEDIVGRRIYTVRFKNIETGELLEDTLEETSGDAVWAADGKTVFYTTQDKETLRPDKVWRHTLGTPQSEDIVVYEEKDDTFWIGVRRTKSRKYLAIESGSTLTTETRILKADNPTGEFKPFLSREREHEYSISHFEGHFYIVTNWEAKNFRLMKVAEDADTTDKNNWIEVIAHRDDTLLEGLDIFKNFYVIEERRAGLIHIRIIKWEDGSEHYLDFGEETYSAWSGANPDFNTDILRFGYNSLTTPYSEYDYNMVDRSKVLLKQQKVLGKFDSNDYEAKRLFATAKDGVQVPISVVYKKGFELNGQNPLYMTGYGSYGISYDVAFSPSRISLMERGFAFAIAHIRGGEDLGRAWYEDGKMLKKKNTFSDFIACSEFLIEQKYTSADKFVINGGSAGGLLMGAVVNERPDLYKLVISDVPFVDVVTTMLDESIPLTTGEYDEWGNPNEKEYYDYMLSYSPYDQVEKKAYPHMLVTSGLHDSQVQYWEPTKWVAKLRQESTSDNYIMLKTNMEAGHSGASGRFQRFKEVAFEYATIFALVAPDQLHAIDR; this is translated from the coding sequence ATGAATAAAAATATACAACCACCAATTGCCCGAAAGGAAGCAAAAGAATTAGTAAAACATAACGACAAGCGTATCGATAATTACTATTGGATGCGTGATCGTGAAAACCAAGAAGTAATAGACTACCTCAATGCTGAAAATAAATACATCGATGATGTAATGAGCGATCATAAACAATTCGAAGAAGATTTATTTCAAGAATTAAAAGGTCGTATTCAAGAAAAAGACGAGAGTGTTCCTTATAAAGCAAGAGATTACTATTACTACGTTCGATATGTTGAAGGTGGTGAATACCCAATTTATTGTAGAAAGAAAGGTTCAATGGAGGCAACAGAAGAAGTAATGTTGAATGCTAACATTGAAGCTAAAGACAAAAACTATTATAAAATTGGTGGAATGTCGGTTGGTGAGGACCAAAATATGCTTGCTTTTGCTGAAGATATTGTGGGTCGAAGAATTTATACCGTACGTTTCAAAAATATTGAGACAGGAGAGTTACTAGAAGATACTTTAGAAGAAACTTCGGGAGATGCTGTTTGGGCAGCAGATGGAAAAACAGTATTCTACACAACTCAAGATAAAGAAACATTACGTCCTGATAAAGTATGGAGACATACATTGGGAACTCCTCAGTCGGAAGATATAGTTGTTTATGAAGAGAAGGATGATACTTTTTGGATTGGTGTTAGAAGAACAAAATCAAGAAAGTATTTAGCGATAGAGTCAGGTTCTACTCTTACTACAGAGACACGTATTCTTAAAGCTGATAATCCAACAGGAGAGTTTAAGCCATTTTTATCAAGAGAAAGAGAGCATGAATATAGTATATCGCACTTTGAAGGTCACTTTTATATCGTAACAAACTGGGAGGCAAAAAACTTCCGCTTAATGAAGGTTGCTGAAGATGCTGACACAACAGATAAAAATAATTGGATCGAAGTAATCGCTCATCGTGATGATACACTTTTAGAAGGTTTGGATATTTTTAAGAACTTCTATGTCATTGAGGAACGTAGAGCAGGTTTGATCCATATTCGTATTATTAAATGGGAAGATGGAAGTGAGCACTATCTTGATTTTGGTGAAGAAACATATAGTGCTTGGTCGGGTGCAAACCCAGACTTTAATACTGATATTTTACGTTTTGGATACAACTCATTGACAACACCATATTCAGAATATGATTACAATATGGTAGACCGTTCTAAAGTACTTTTAAAGCAACAAAAAGTACTCGGTAAATTTGATTCAAACGATTACGAAGCGAAACGTTTATTTGCAACGGCAAAAGATGGTGTTCAGGTGCCTATTTCGGTGGTATATAAGAAAGGCTTTGAATTGAATGGTCAGAACCCATTGTATATGACAGGGTATGGATCATATGGTATTTCGTACGATGTAGCTTTCTCTCCATCTAGAATTAGTTTAATGGAAAGAGGTTTTGCCTTTGCTATTGCTCACATTAGAGGGGGAGAAGATTTAGGTAGAGCTTGGTATGAAGATGGAAAAATGTTGAAGAAGAAAAATACATTTTCAGATTTCATCGCATGTTCAGAATTCTTAATCGAGCAAAAATATACATCTGCAGATAAATTTGTTATTAATGGTGGTTCAGCCGGAGGTTTATTAATGGGTGCTGTAGTCAATGAAAGACCAGACTTGTATAAACTAGTTATTTCTGATGTACCATTTGTAGATGTAGTTACTACAATGCTTGATGAGTCTATTCCATTAACAACAGGAGAGTATGATGAGTGGGGAAATCCTAATGAAAAAGAATACTATGATTATATGTTATCATATTCACCATATGATCAAGTAGAGAAAAAGGCTTATCCCCATATGTTAGTCACTTCAGGCTTACATGATTCTCAAGTTCAATATTGGGAGCCAACAAAATGGGTAGCTAAATTACGCCAAGAAAGTACTAGTGATAATTACATTATGCTTAAAACAAATATGGAGGCAGGGCATAGTGGTGCTTCAGGGCGATTCCAACGTTTTAAAGAAGTTGCTTTCGAATATGCAACAATCTTTGCATTGGTTGCCCCAGATCAATTACATGCGATAGATAGATAA
- a CDS encoding MarR family winged helix-turn-helix transcriptional regulator, which translates to MGGLRKSEKKKQSVDLSIKATWLGISKMYNLLGADYDISHSIGFVLLNIDPVDGTPATKIAPLMGMEARSLTRMLKSFEEKGLITRIPDKTDKRKVIIKLTEFGQTKREMSKQTVKVFLRRVEEKVTEDELGVFFHVIDMINEVVKDPKGQMFDEIRENLKGFGITEENLSK; encoded by the coding sequence ATGGGGGGATTGCGTAAATCTGAAAAAAAGAAACAGTCTGTTGATTTAAGTATTAAAGCCACTTGGCTAGGTATTTCAAAAATGTATAACCTATTAGGTGCAGATTATGATATCTCACACTCAATTGGTTTTGTATTATTGAATATCGATCCTGTTGACGGTACTCCGGCAACAAAAATTGCCCCTTTGATGGGTATGGAAGCAAGAAGCTTAACTAGAATGCTTAAAAGCTTTGAAGAGAAGGGGTTGATCACAAGAATTCCTGATAAAACGGATAAACGAAAAGTAATTATCAAGTTAACGGAGTTTGGTCAGACCAAAAGAGAAATGTCAAAGCAGACAGTAAAAGTTTTCTTAAGAAGAGTTGAGGAGAAAGTCACTGAAGATGAATTAGGAGTATTTTTTCATGTCATAGATATGATTAATGAAGTAGTAAAAGACCCTAAAGGACAGATGTTCGACGAAATTAGAGAAAACCTTAAAGGTTTTGGAATTACAGAAGAGAACCTGTCAAAATAA
- a CDS encoding Dps family protein, whose amino-acid sequence MNTVALNIIGIDVDKAEDLGVGLNKLLANFQLYYQNLRGLHWNIQGKNFFELHAKFEELYTGANDRVDEIAERILTLGVQPLHTFSDYLQASTIEEGKDIKTDTASVELVLNNLSTLLNLEREVIEKASDAGDEGTVALLSELISEQEKTIWMFAAWLK is encoded by the coding sequence ATGAATACTGTAGCATTAAATATCATAGGAATAGATGTAGACAAAGCTGAAGATTTGGGTGTGGGTTTGAATAAATTGTTAGCTAATTTTCAATTATACTACCAAAACTTAAGAGGTTTACACTGGAATATTCAAGGGAAAAACTTCTTCGAACTTCATGCAAAATTTGAAGAATTATACACAGGAGCAAATGATAGAGTAGATGAGATTGCTGAAAGAATTTTAACGTTAGGAGTTCAGCCATTACATACATTCTCAGATTATTTACAAGCTTCTACTATTGAAGAAGGAAAAGATATAAAAACAGATACGGCATCAGTAGAATTAGTTTTAAACAACTTATCAACGCTATTAAACCTAGAAAGGGAAGTTATCGAAAAAGCATCAGATGCTGGTGATGAAGGTACAGTAGCCTTATTATCAGAGTTGATAAGTGAACAGGAAAAAACAATTTGGATGTTTGCTGCCTGGTTGAAGTAA
- a CDS encoding RNA polymerase sigma-70 factor yields MTTNTKKNNDLPILSEANFKELFDLYFENIKSFIYYKIGDIDVAEDIAQESYIKFWEAREKIILETAKTYLYTIANNLALNYIKHNKVVLQFEQRQNKKDGESETNPEFKMELNEFQNTLEKTINQLPDKSREVFLMNRMDGLTYSEISNRLDVSVKAIEKRMSKALSILRKNLNVSI; encoded by the coding sequence GTGACAACGAATACAAAAAAAAATAATGATCTGCCCATTTTAAGTGAAGCTAATTTCAAAGAGCTATTTGACCTGTATTTTGAAAACATAAAGAGTTTCATTTACTATAAGATTGGTGATATCGACGTAGCCGAAGATATCGCACAGGAATCCTACATCAAATTTTGGGAAGCTAGAGAGAAAATCATCCTTGAAACAGCGAAAACATACTTATATACCATCGCAAATAATCTTGCGTTAAACTATATCAAACACAACAAAGTAGTTTTACAATTCGAACAAAGACAGAATAAGAAGGACGGAGAATCTGAGACAAATCCTGAATTCAAAATGGAGCTGAATGAATTCCAAAACACTTTAGAAAAAACAATCAATCAATTACCTGATAAAAGCAGAGAGGTTTTCTTAATGAACCGTATGGATGGTCTTACCTATTCTGAGATCAGTAACAGACTTGATGTGAGTGTTAAAGCTATTGAAAAAAGAATGAGTAAAGCACTCAGTATTTTAAGAAAGAACCTAAATGTCTCTATTTAG
- a CDS encoding ABC transporter ATP-binding protein, whose amino-acid sequence MKELAFLNKYIYRYGFRLTLGIIFMIISNIFAIAPAQVVRYALDLVVDTLKTQTLLEGAELHSVFIDDFFKTVLLYGAVIVSMALLRGIFLFLVRQTIIVMSRLIEFDLKNDIFEHYQKLTLSFYRRNNTGDLMARISEDVSKVRMYLGPAIMYSINMVISFILTIGIMLSINVHLTFWALFPLPLLSISIYFVNNVINKKSELIQQQLSSMSTFVQEAFSGIRVIKAFVREKESLSQFTDNATEYQNRQLELAKVNSMFYPLMLFLIGLSTILTVYVGGIEVEKGTITPGVIAEFIMYVTLLTWPVTSLGWVTSIVQRAAASQKRINEFLNETPEIVSTSDEVQEIKGNLKFENVSLVYPDSGIKALDDLSFEIESGKTLAILGTTGSGKSTVASLISRLYDPTSGKILVDNKDLKSYNLHDIRSQINMAPQDVFLFSNTLRNNIAFAKENATEAEIVEATKNAGLWENIQHMEHGLDTIVGERGITLSGGQKQRTTIARAILGSPKILVLDDSLSAVDTKTENQILNNLQNVMHNKTSVIISHRVSSAKLADKIIVLHEGKIIEQGTHDELLNLEGHYNTLYEQQSKGNNL is encoded by the coding sequence ATGAAGGAACTCGCTTTTCTTAATAAATATATTTACCGATACGGTTTCAGATTAACATTGGGGATTATTTTTATGATTATCTCCAATATTTTTGCGATTGCACCCGCTCAAGTTGTACGTTATGCTCTTGATTTGGTGGTCGATACTTTAAAGACACAAACATTATTAGAAGGGGCTGAACTTCACAGTGTCTTTATTGATGACTTCTTTAAAACTGTATTGCTATACGGTGCTGTTATCGTTTCAATGGCACTTTTAAGAGGTATTTTCTTATTTCTTGTAAGACAGACTATTATAGTTATGTCTCGATTAATAGAGTTTGACCTTAAGAATGATATTTTTGAGCATTATCAAAAACTCACTTTAAGTTTCTACAGAAGAAATAACACAGGTGATCTTATGGCAAGGATCTCTGAGGATGTAAGTAAAGTGCGTATGTATTTGGGCCCAGCTATCATGTACTCTATCAATATGGTAATTTCCTTTATCCTTACCATAGGTATCATGTTAAGCATTAATGTACACCTTACATTCTGGGCTTTATTTCCACTTCCACTCTTGTCAATCAGTATTTACTTTGTTAATAACGTAATCAACAAGAAATCTGAATTAATTCAACAGCAATTGTCTTCTATGTCTACGTTTGTACAGGAAGCATTTTCTGGAATTCGAGTAATCAAGGCATTTGTGAGAGAAAAAGAATCATTATCTCAGTTCACAGATAATGCTACTGAATATCAAAACAGACAATTAGAATTAGCTAAGGTAAACTCTATGTTTTACCCATTAATGCTATTCCTGATTGGACTAAGTACCATTCTAACTGTTTATGTAGGTGGTATAGAAGTTGAAAAAGGTACAATTACACCTGGAGTTATTGCTGAGTTTATTATGTACGTGACCTTACTTACATGGCCGGTAACATCTTTAGGTTGGGTTACTTCTATTGTTCAACGAGCAGCTGCATCACAAAAAAGAATCAATGAGTTCTTAAATGAAACACCTGAAATAGTTTCAACTTCAGACGAAGTACAAGAAATTAAAGGTAATCTTAAGTTTGAAAACGTTTCTCTTGTATATCCTGACTCTGGAATAAAAGCATTAGATGATTTATCATTTGAAATTGAGTCTGGAAAAACTTTAGCCATTTTGGGAACAACTGGTTCTGGTAAAAGTACGGTTGCTAGTTTAATTTCAAGATTATATGACCCTACTTCGGGTAAAATCCTTGTTGATAATAAAGATCTAAAATCATATAATCTCCATGATATTCGCTCTCAGATTAACATGGCTCCACAAGATGTATTCTTGTTCTCGAATACTCTAAGAAACAATATCGCTTTTGCCAAAGAAAACGCAACTGAGGCTGAGATTGTTGAGGCAACAAAAAATGCTGGTTTATGGGAAAATATCCAGCATATGGAACATGGCCTAGATACAATTGTTGGTGAGAGAGGAATCACATTATCTGGTGGTCAAAAGCAACGTACCACTATTGCCAGAGCGATCTTAGGTAGTCCTAAAATATTGGTTTTAGATGACAGTTTATCTGCCGTTGATACTAAAACAGAAAATCAGATATTAAACAATTTACAGAATGTAATGCACAATAAAACTTCTGTAATCATTTCTCATAGGGTCTCTTCTGCTAAATTAGCTGATAAAATTATCGTACTTCATGAAGGAAAAATTATAGAACAAGGAACTCATGATGAGCTACTTAATTTAGAAGGACACTACAACACACTATACGAGCAACAGTCAAAGGGTAATAATTTGTAA
- a CDS encoding adenylate kinase — MINLVLFGPPGAGKGTQSDMIKEKYSLTHLSTGDLLRGEIKAGTPLGIKAKELMDQGQLVPDEVVIGMIDSKIKEHKSGNGFIFDGFPRTVAQAEALDNLMTENGIAISGMVALEVDEEELTKRILKRGETSGRTDDQNEDLIRNRVQEYNNKTAPVASFYEGQGKFKSINGVGSIEEIFGSVCTAIDSL, encoded by the coding sequence ATGATCAATCTTGTATTATTTGGCCCTCCAGGTGCCGGAAAAGGTACACAAAGTGATATGATTAAGGAAAAATATAGCCTTACTCACTTATCTACTGGAGACTTACTTCGTGGTGAAATTAAAGCTGGTACTCCTCTTGGAATCAAAGCAAAAGAATTAATGGACCAAGGTCAATTAGTTCCAGACGAAGTAGTAATCGGAATGATTGATTCTAAAATCAAAGAACATAAAAGCGGTAATGGTTTTATCTTTGATGGTTTTCCTCGTACAGTTGCTCAAGCAGAAGCTTTAGATAATTTAATGACAGAAAATGGTATTGCTATTTCTGGAATGGTTGCTTTAGAAGTGGATGAAGAAGAGTTGACAAAGCGTATCTTAAAGCGTGGTGAAACTTCTGGTCGTACTGATGACCAAAACGAAGATTTAATCCGTAACCGTGTACAAGAGTACAACAATAAAACTGCTCCTGTAGCAAGCTTCTACGAAGGTCAAGGAAAATTCAAATCAATTAATGGTGTAGGATCTATCGAAGAAATCTTCGGATCTGTATGTACTGCAATTGATTCATTATAG
- the obgE gene encoding GTPase ObgE: MASSNFIDYVKIFTRSGAGGAGAVSFRREKHVPKGGPDGGDGGRGGHIILKADKQLWTLLHLKYRKHVHGFNGISGSGTGKSGADGEDIILHVPLGTIAKDAETGEKICELTHEGQEVILMKGGRGGLGNRNFKTATNQTPRYAQPGEECQEAWVILELKVLADVGLVGFPNAGKSTLLSVLSAAKPEIADYPFTTMVPNLGVISYRDNKSFIMADIPGIIEGASEGKGLGIRFLRHIERNSVLLFMVPADSEDVAADYEVLVNELKLYNPELLDKNRLLAITKSDMLDDELEEMISETLPEGVPYVFISSIVQKGITELKDMLWDAINEGIEEEVEEFVEPDYDPLPDYNPYQDRIDQENDEEEK; encoded by the coding sequence ATGGCATCATCAAATTTTATTGATTACGTAAAGATATTTACTCGTTCAGGAGCAGGTGGAGCAGGTGCGGTTTCCTTCCGTAGAGAAAAACACGTACCGAAAGGTGGCCCTGACGGTGGTGATGGCGGTAGAGGCGGTCATATCATCCTAAAAGCCGATAAGCAATTATGGACATTACTACACCTCAAATACCGTAAACACGTTCATGGTTTTAATGGTATTAGTGGATCTGGTACTGGTAAAAGTGGTGCTGATGGAGAAGATATCATTCTTCATGTACCTCTAGGAACTATTGCTAAAGATGCAGAAACTGGAGAGAAGATCTGTGAATTAACTCACGAGGGGCAAGAAGTCATCTTAATGAAAGGTGGTAGAGGTGGTTTAGGTAACCGTAATTTTAAAACGGCAACCAACCAAACTCCTCGATATGCACAACCAGGTGAAGAATGCCAAGAGGCATGGGTAATTTTAGAGCTAAAAGTACTTGCTGATGTTGGATTAGTAGGATTTCCAAATGCTGGTAAATCAACATTACTATCAGTCCTTTCTGCAGCGAAACCTGAAATTGCTGACTATCCGTTTACTACCATGGTACCTAACCTAGGAGTAATCTCATATAGAGATAATAAGTCATTCATTATGGCAGATATTCCGGGTATCATCGAAGGTGCTTCAGAAGGTAAAGGTTTAGGTATTCGTTTCTTAAGACATATTGAACGTAACTCTGTACTATTATTTATGGTACCTGCAGACTCTGAAGATGTAGCTGCAGATTATGAAGTTTTAGTCAATGAATTAAAGTTATATAATCCTGAACTTCTAGATAAAAACCGTCTATTAGCTATCACAAAAAGTGATATGTTAGATGATGAGTTGGAAGAAATGATCTCAGAGACACTACCAGAAGGTGTTCCGTATGTGTTTATTTCATCAATAGTACAAAAAGGTATTACTGAGTTAAAAGATATGCTGTGGGATGCAATCAATGAAGGTATTGAAGAAGAAGTAGAAGAGTTTGTGGAACCTGACTATGATCCACTTCCTGACTACAACCCATATCAGGATCGTATTGATCAAGAAAATGACGAAGAGGAGAAATAA